The region ACATTTTCAACAGGTTTATAGATTAATCCGAATATTGGGTTCCAACGTTCCACAGTAGCATTTTCAGTAGTACTACCATTTAATCTACTATAACGAACTCCTAACATAGCACTTAATTTATCGCCAATAGCAACATAATCTTGTACCATAAATCCAATTGTAGGGCTCATTGTTCTTGTTGTATTAATATCTCCAAACACTACATTATCAGGTAATGTATTATCAATTGGACCTAAAACATTTACATCATTAGTGTAATTCACTAAAGCAGGTTTACCATTTTTATCTGTTCCCCAAACTTGCCCTGTTGTACTTCCTGCAATTGTTTTAGTTTGTCGATAATCAAATCCTATTTGAAAAGTATGTTTCAGTACTCCTGTGAAGATATCCTTACCTACTAAATCAGCTTGAAATACAGAATTATAATCTCCTGTTTCTCCTTTAGAGACCGTACGTCTTATATTTTGAAAATCATTCCAGTCAGTAATATCCGTTTTACGTTTTACTGTACCAACACTTGTAGTACGATTATCTTCATTATAAATAGATGCTGTATAAGAAGTTCTCAGCGTCAACTTATCAGTAAGTTGTCTTTCAAAACGAGCAACATAATTCTGCATTGTAATACTCTGATTGTCACCTTTAAATCCTAAGAATTTATTATGAGGCATTTTATAGACAGCTTCCACATAATCAGGAGCTAAATTAACTGTTCCTTTATCTGGAGTATAATCTCCGTTTAGGTAATCCATCTCTACAGTCAACTTCGTTTTACTATCAATCTTCCAAGTTAACGATGGGTTAATATAGAAGTGATCATTTCCTGTATGCGTTCTCCAACCATCATTTCTTTCGTAAGCAGCATTTAAACGGAATGACACAGTCTCTTTTTTATCTAAAACCTGTTCAAAATCAAAAGTTGGTCTGATTTGTCCATAACTTCCTGTACGGAAACTAACTTCTCTTTTATTTTGGAAGTTTGGAGTTTTAGTAACTAAGTTAATAACACCTCCTGCAGCTCCTAATCCATTACCAATACCTTGTAATACAGCAGCAGACCCTTTAATAACTTCTACACTTTCAACACCTTGCATGTCTGCCATAGCTGAAGCGGTTCTAAAGTCAGAATCCATTCCTACACCATTACGCAATACAGGAGTACCTCTAAAACCGCGAATAGACATACTTTCTGCAGGTCCACCATAGTTTGAGAATTGTACTACACCTGCTACGTTACGTGCAGCCTCAGTAATAGTTAATGCTCCTTGTTCTTTAATAATATGTTCTGACACAATACTTATAGATTGAACCTGGTCTTGTAATCCCAATGGAAGTCTAGTTAAATTCTGTAACTTTTTTACATTTTTATTACTTCTTCCATATACTGTAATATTGCTAAGTTGGCTATCCGAAGACATCACAAAATTCAATACTTCATCACTTTTAGCTACATTTAACTCACGTTGAGAATCAACATATCCTACAGAAGAAACTTTTACTATCGCCTTTCCTTTAGGAACTTGAACTAATTTAAACTCCCCATTTTCTCCAGCTTGAGTTACTACATTACCTTCACCAACATATACTGTTGCAAAAGGGACAGGTTTATTCGCTTCGTCAACAATACGACCTTTAATCGTAGAAGTCTGAGCAATACTTACTATTACCCCACCAATAGTAAATAAAAGAGTATTTATTAATTTCATACTTAGTTATATTATTTAGACTCATTTAACTTGTGCAAATGTATATTGATTCTAAATAACAACCAAGTCTTATTAAGACTTTTTTTAAATAGTTATTAAATAAAATAGAAAAACACCCCTTAAATCCTAAACTAATCCTACTCAAGCCTTGATAAAACAAGGAGAAATCACGAATACGACAAAATAAGTCAACTTCTAATTTCTTAAAAATAACTTTTAATAAAGAGATAAAAGAACAAAATTTAGAAGCCTACCTATTTAAAACTGTTACAAAATAGAACTCTTTTTAGTATATCCCTTTCACATACGTTTAATTTAAATTCGTATATCTACAGTTCAATATTCATTTCTATTTAATTAGAAATCAAGAATAATAGTCCACTTAAGGATTATACATCCTCACTTATCTCAATAAAAACTCACCTTATTAATCGCCTCTTTTAGAGATGTTACTAACTCCATTCATCTGATTGGATATTGATAGCATCTTGTGTGCATAGTGACTCCATTAAAAAGGCTGTTCTAATGGAGTCACTATGGACTCATTATGGACTCACCTAAACCAAGACTGCATAAAAATGCCTATTCCTCTCCTTGATTAGTGCAAAATGTAATTATTTTAAAATTGACCTCGAAGATTGGTCTAAAAAAAACTATTGAACGCTGAATTTCAATGTTCTACAAATATATGTAATAAAACCCAATGTTTTTACTACACTCCTTTCCTAATTACTTAAATCCTCAATCTATTACATTAAGAGTCTGTTTAAAAGAAGTAAAAAGCATCCTCAATATGATTCACATCAAACGTATTCCCTTTTTTATGAATAGCAATAATATCAAATCTAACCTCCTCTGTACGGTCAAATTCTTCTACATAATAATTAGTTGCTTTGATCAATTACATTCTTTTTCTTGCATTGACGGCATCTTGTGGGAGAATGAAATCCACAGAGCTTCTAGTCTTCACCTCCACAATAACCAAAAGGTTATTAAACAAAGCAATGATATCAATTTCTGCTTTACCTCCTTTATAATTGCGATGAAGAATCACATAGCCTAGATCAATTAAAAATTGAACAGCTGCTTCCTCTCCCTCTTTACCTACATCTTGATTTA is a window of Myroides oncorhynchi DNA encoding:
- a CDS encoding TonB-dependent receptor; translated protein: MKLINTLLFTIGGVIVSIAQTSTIKGRIVDEANKPVPFATVYVGEGNVVTQAGENGEFKLVQVPKGKAIVKVSSVGYVDSQRELNVAKSDEVLNFVMSSDSQLSNITVYGRSNKNVKKLQNLTRLPLGLQDQVQSISIVSEHIIKEQGALTITEAARNVAGVVQFSNYGGPAESMSIRGFRGTPVLRNGVGMDSDFRTASAMADMQGVESVEVIKGSAAVLQGIGNGLGAAGGVINLVTKTPNFQNKREVSFRTGSYGQIRPTFDFEQVLDKKETVSFRLNAAYERNDGWRTHTGNDHFYINPSLTWKIDSKTKLTVEMDYLNGDYTPDKGTVNLAPDYVEAVYKMPHNKFLGFKGDNQSITMQNYVARFERQLTDKLTLRTSYTASIYNEDNRTTSVGTVKRKTDITDWNDFQNIRRTVSKGETGDYNSVFQADLVGKDIFTGVLKHTFQIGFDYRQTKTIAGSTTGQVWGTDKNGKPALVNYTNDVNVLGPIDNTLPDNVVFGDINTTRTMSPTIGFMVQDYVAIGDKLSAMLGVRYSRLNGSTTENATVERWNPIFGLIYKPVENVSAFASYTTTSSLRQSNKLIHGGGTAGASDTKQIEFGFKSNWLNDRLGFNFSYFFINQDNLLAPYIDPITNEQSKTESILVGSLKRNGFEIEVNGKITNNLEVMLGYANLDARYKNSPNYEDGSAPMNAPKNVANGWVNYKFDQGSLNGLSLGLGVYYVGKRPVNEFTMTPDGHGSNVNKRPFDMPSYTTVNGQISYTYKNATLGVYMNNMFNELGYTSYYRGGYINEIAPRNFAAQLTYRF